Proteins co-encoded in one Plasmodium berghei ANKA genome assembly, chromosome: 11 genomic window:
- a CDS encoding BIR protein gives MDKNLCKKFQDIREWFPDKLVDGSYQFKDDGHFKEYCTSGCDSPLEKISAGCLYFFNAFFGSYELISKYASNYINIVDYIMIWLSYMLSLQENEHKNSQKHFYDTYINGGNQYKKSINNVDGCINYKDLILKKHNLTNKDMDNNIISKLYDAFNILCEMYTGFDTNESYCTNCSEKANKFVEKYNELNKDHSITENSSCSQILSTLSTDYNNFKKKYSNIPSLTGITTNISTQMSEVTSSSPIGNKLFTVLSIFCAIAFFLGISYKYSLFGFRKKCKKIKKINIRLEE, from the exons ATGGATAAAAATCTg TGTAAAAAGTTCCAGGATATAAGGGAATGGTTTCCCGATAAATTGGTTGATGGAAGCTATCAATTTAAAGATGATGGACATTTCAAAGAGTATTGTACTAGTGGTTGTGATAGTCCTCTCGAAAAAATTAGTGCTGGatgcttatatttttttaatgcatTTTTTGGGAGTTATGAGTTGATTTCGAAATATGCAAGCAATTATATCAATATTGTTGATTACATTATGATATGGTTAAGTTATATGTTAAGCCTACAGGAAAATGAGCATAAAAACAGtcaaaaacatttttatgatacatatataaatggtGGCAATCAGTATAAAAAGTCTATAAATAATGTTGACGGTTGTATTAATTATAAGGATCTTATACTTAAAAAACACAATTTGACGAATAAGGACAtggataataatattatatctaaattatatgatgcatttaatatattatgtgaAATGTATACTGGATTTGATACAAATGAGTCATATTGCACAAACTGCTCGGAAAAGgctaataaatttgttgaaaaatataatgaactTAACAAAGATCATAGTATTACTGAAAACAGTTCATGCAGTCAAATATTGTCTACTTTATCAActgattataataattttaaaaagaaatatagcAATATTCCATCCCTTACAGGGATAACAACAAACATTTCTACACAAATGTCTGAAGTTACATCAAGTTCGCCGATAggaaacaaattatttacagTTTTATCGATATTTTGTGCAatagcattttttttaggaaTTTCTTATaag tattcgttatttggatttcgaaaaaaatgtaaaaaaataaagaaaattaatataagaCTCGAAGAGTAA
- a CDS encoding BIR protein → MDDYVCRRFLLVRSWFPDQLVNGKYQFISDKYFKEYCINETCASDLEKINAVCLMLLNQFFGSSTSFKYHNNINIVEYIMIWLNYMLNLKGNNDNHISALQHFYTTFINKQEKYTNSINGVTEYKNYKDLIDQKKYFWGMDSNIITNFYEAFKLLCEMYTNFDEKRSCCTNCLQNANKFVNKYKEMNQNSVITSNNSYAQLLSTLLNDYNNFKNYCTSKGDKCKVYPELPTIEQMQASEQSSIQSSMQSSTQTSEQRSGHSSVKTSAQTSEVTSSSSSIGNKLFTVLSIFGAIAFFLGISYKYSLFGRRKRSQKQYLREKIKNIKKRMNH, encoded by the exons ATGGATGATTATGTg tgTAGAAGATTCCTTCTTGTAAGGAGCTGGTTTCCCGATCAATTGGTTAATGGAAAGTATCAGTTTATTAgtgataaatatttcaaagaGTATTGTATTAACGAAACATGTGCTAGTGATCtcgaaaaaattaatgctGTATGTTTAATGTTACTTAATCAATTCTTTGGAAGTTCTACTTCGTTTAAGTATCATAATAACATTAATATTGTTGAATACATTATGATATGgttaaattatatgttaAACCTAAAGGGAAATAATGATAACCACATCAGTGCTCTAcaacatttttatactacatttataaataaacaagAAAAGTATACAAATTCTATAAATGGTGTTACGGAgtacaaaaattataaggATCTTATagatcaaaaaaaatatttttgggGTATGGATAGTAATATTATAactaatttttatgaagcatttaaattattatgtgaAATGTATACTAattttgatgaaaaaagaTCATGCTGCACAAACTGTTTGCAAAATgctaataaatttgttaataaatataaagaaatgaATCAAAACTCTGTTATTACTAGTAATAATTCATATGCTCAACTATTGTCTACTTTATTaaatgattataataattttaaaaattattgtaCTAGTAAAGGTGATAAATGTAAAGTTTATCCAGAACTTCCAACGATAGAACAAATGCAAGCTTCAGAACAAAGTTCTATACAAAGTTCTATGCAAAGTTCTACACAAACTTCAGAACAACGTTCTGGACATAGTTCTGTAAAAACTTCTGCACAAACATCTGAAGTTACATCATCAAGTTCGTCAATAggaaacaaattatttacagTTTTATCGATATTTGGTGCAatagcattttttttaggaaTTTCTTATaag tattcGTTATTTGGACGTCGGAAACGATCtcaaaaacaatatttaagagaaaaaataaaaaatataaagaagagaatgaatcattaa
- a CDS encoding BIR protein, producing the protein MDANICRNFLLVRDKFPDQLDNNENYTFKDKQHFNDYCTSGCDGSLEKVNAGCLYFFDAFFKDSSVFESVAKNNIDVVYYIIIWLGYMLNLKSNQENNLKYFYTTYINSNEKYKNSINGVTEYKNYMDLIDKKKDLMDISNENISKFFAPFKLLCEMYNEFDDDKSNCKKCSNKAKEFVEKYKDLNKDYNNTDTSPYIKIWSTLSTDYNNLKNKCNDTSSFPSIETTQNTTKITEQTVQNSERNAQFSASNSAQASEVTLSSSSIGNKLIPVLSIFGAITFFLGIGYKYSLFKSRKRSRKQHLREQLKNKEENG; encoded by the exons ATGGATGCAAATATa tGTAGGAACTTCCTTTTAGTAAGGGATAAATTCCCCGATCAATTGGACAATAATGAGAATTATACATTTAAAGATAAACAACATTTCAATGATTATTGTACTAGTGGTTGTGATGGTTCTCTCGAAAAGGTTAATGCTGgatgtttatatttctttgaTGCATTCTTTAAGGATTCTTCTGTGTTTGAATCTGttgcaaaaaataacatagATGTTGTTTattacattattatatggtTAGGTTATATGTTAAACCTAAAGTCAAATCAAGAAAATAatctaaaatatttttatactacatatataaatagtaatgaaaagtataaaaattcTATAAATGGTGTTACGGAgtacaaaaattatatggatcttatagataaaaaaaaggattTGATGGATATTtctaatgaaaatatatctaaattttttgctccatttaaattattatgtgaAATGTATAATGAATTTGATGATGACAAGTCAAATTGCAAAAAATGTTCGAATAAAGCTAAAGAATTtgttgaaaaatataaagatcTTAACAAAGATTATAATAACACTGATACCAGtccatatataaaaatatggtCTACATTATCAActgattataataatttaaaaaataaatgtaacGATACTTCATCCTTTCCATCGATAGAAACAACACAAAATACTACAAAAATTACTGAACAAACTGTACAAAATTCTGAACGAAATGCACAATTTTCTGCATCTAATTCTGCACAAGCATCTGAAGTTACATTATCAAGTTCGTCGATAGGAAACAAATTAATTCCAGTTTTATCGATATTTGGTGcaataacattttttttaggaaTTGGATATaag tattcattatttaagtCTCGAAAACGATCTCGAAAACAACATTTAAGAGAACagctaaaaaataaagaagaaaatggataa
- a CDS encoding fam-b protein — translation MKVRILKIFFFSIIICFFEYVKNELYFVNDRGIYLEMNVINFRNNRILVYADNEIDLNEFYQSTLSLASQLGDCVEGNKEISHLRNIIDSHIKKHKENATLPNLNNLDKRTKKIIYKLQKELEEVKKELDNKSNSEITTKLIQDKIITKTGENNSVSEYEDFKQLENIRKMDKLYKGLKLRAMLVVFLSLVIILSGSINIAFFIMSLLLSVETFIRSYQYIKLLFKLYKRLRKSKILK, via the exons atgaaagtccgtattttaaaaattttttttttttcaattattatttgtttttttgaatatgtCAAAAAC GAACTATACTTTGTAAACGATAGAGGAATATACCTTGAAATGAATGTAATAAACTTTAGAAACAATAGGATATTAGTATATGCAGATAACGAAATTGACttaaatgaattttatcAATCAACTTTGAGTCTTGCAAGTCAACTTGGTGATTGTGTTGAAGGTAACAAAGAAATATCACACCTTCGAAATATTATAGATTCACATATAAAGAAGCATAAAGAAAATGCTACATTACccaatttaaataatttagatAAAAGAACTAAAAAGataatttataaacttcaaaaagaattagaagaagtaaaaaaagagcttgataataaaagtaataGTGAAATAACAACAAAACTGATAcaagataaaataataactaAAACAGGTGAAAATAATTCTGTATCAGAATATGAAGACTTTAAGCAATTGGAAAATATACGAAAAATGGACAAATTGTACAAAGGATTAAAATTGAGGGCAATGTTGGTggtttttctttctttgGTGATAATACTATCAGGATCCATTAATATcgcattttttattatgagTTTATTGCTTTCAGTTGAAACATTTATTAGATCTTATCAATACATTAAATTACtctttaaattatataaaaggctccgaaaatcaaaaatattaaaataa
- a CDS encoding fam-b protein, with amino-acid sequence MRVSVLKYVLFSIVICSFEYAKNELYFVNDRGIYLEGNVITFRNNRTLADADNEFDLNEFYESTLSLASQLGDYVEGNKEITNLQNIIDSHIKKHKESNTSLDLKNVDSKTKKLINECRKELEELKKKIADKTNGELAIQPILDKKIIKKDGNSSVSEHKNFKQLKNNENNKIVSSNCYMKSKLTKKYGKESIKFILSCLGFLAVAFSVPITGLLSLMILFIPSGVSIYYFLWRLIKCEYKLKKISK; translated from the exons ATGAGAGTCAgtgttttaaaatatgttctTTTTTCAATTGTTATTTGTTCTTTTGAATATGCCAAAAAT GAACTATACTTTGTAAACGATAGAGGGATATACCTTGAAGGAAATGTAATAACTTTTAGAAATAATAGGACATTAGCAGATGCAGATAACGAATTTgatttaaatgaattttatgaatCAACTTTGAGTCTTGCAAGCCAACTTGGTGATTATGTTGAAGGTAACAAAGAAATAACAAACcttcaaaatattatagatTCACATATAAAGAAGCATAAAGAAAGTAACACATCActtgatttaaaaaatgtagatagtaaaacaaaaaaattaattaatgaGTGTCGAAAAGAATtagaagaattaaaaaaaaaaattgctGATAAAACGAATGGCGAATTAGCAATACAACCAATACtggataaaaaaataataaaaaaagatggAAATAGTTCTGTATCAGAACATAAAAACTTTAAacaattgaaaaataatgaaaataataaaattgtatcAAGTAATTGCTATATGAAATCAAAATTgactaaaaaatatggaaaagAATCAATCAAATTCATCCTATCGTGTTTGGGATTTTTAGCAGTTGCTTTTTCGGTACCAATAACAGGGTTGTTGAGCTTAATGATACTATTCATACCATCTGGGGTTtccatatattatttcctttGGAGACTTATTAAATgtgaatataaattaaaaaaaatatcaaaataa